One part of the Polyangiaceae bacterium genome encodes these proteins:
- a CDS encoding pyridoxal-phosphate dependent enzyme, with protein MTRAPLCLGTYPTPLERVLVTQDGRGELWLKDDSVTSPVYGGNKVRKLEHLLAEATARDARRLLTFGAAGSHHVYATSLFGLQQGFDVRAVLFPQPWSEHAEQMLRATLASGADCVASPAGPTAIPRVLRAWGRKTFMIPPGGSSQVGCRGYVTAAAELCTQLHTRELGHFDELVVSSGSCGTAAGLIVGLAGAGAPTRVIAAPVAEPAWGMRLLLHELVRRNGLRHGGAFGVDSRHTGRGYGYPSPGGQGSFTYSEKIGLTTDPTYTAKAFATALSRLDRGWLTDGSGTPTFLRADPLQNARREDETHSRFRVLYWHTLAAPTGAALQPTNLWTSPLPTDFQRLLVRV; from the coding sequence ATGACGCGAGCCCCGTTGTGCCTGGGAACCTACCCGACACCGCTCGAGCGCGTGCTCGTCACCCAAGATGGTCGCGGCGAGCTTTGGCTCAAAGACGATAGCGTGACGAGCCCGGTGTACGGCGGCAACAAGGTACGCAAGCTCGAGCATTTGCTCGCGGAAGCGACGGCACGAGACGCGCGCCGATTACTGACCTTTGGTGCGGCGGGCAGTCACCACGTCTACGCAACGAGTCTGTTTGGGCTGCAGCAAGGCTTTGATGTCAGAGCGGTCTTGTTCCCTCAACCTTGGAGCGAGCATGCAGAGCAGATGCTGCGTGCGACGCTGGCTTCGGGCGCCGACTGCGTGGCAAGTCCGGCTGGCCCGACCGCGATCCCACGAGTGCTGCGCGCCTGGGGTCGCAAAACCTTCATGATCCCGCCTGGCGGTTCGTCTCAAGTGGGCTGTCGCGGCTACGTCACGGCCGCCGCGGAGTTGTGCACGCAGCTGCACACGCGAGAGCTCGGCCACTTCGATGAGCTCGTAGTTTCCAGCGGGTCGTGTGGCACCGCGGCCGGGCTGATCGTCGGTTTGGCGGGCGCTGGCGCGCCTACTCGGGTCATCGCGGCGCCGGTCGCTGAACCAGCCTGGGGGATGCGCCTACTCTTGCACGAGCTCGTGCGACGAAACGGCCTGAGGCACGGGGGAGCGTTCGGTGTGGATTCACGACACACCGGCCGCGGATACGGCTATCCAAGCCCCGGCGGACAAGGTTCGTTCACGTATTCGGAAAAAATTGGACTCACAACGGATCCGACCTACACCGCGAAGGCTTTTGCCACCGCTCTCAGTCGTTTGGACCGAGGTTGGCTCACGGATGGCTCAGGAACCCCCACGTTCTTGCGGGCAGATCCCCTACAGAACGCCCGTCGAGAGGACGAAACACACAGCAGATTTCGCGTGCTCTACTGGCATACTCTGGCGGCTCCGACTGGGGCCGCTCTACAACCCACGAACTTGTGGACCTCGCCACTGCCTACTGACTTCCAGCGCCTATTGGTTCGCGTCTAA
- a CDS encoding protein kinase: protein MPPPNTSKVPAGTLLEGKYRITKEIGRGGMAAVYEAEHVEIGKRVAVKILAAELVNSRVVLGRFLREARATAAIRSPYICDVYDSGEWSDRPFLVMELLEGESLYELLSRERRLSLDHALRIASQTAKGLMKAHGSGVVHRDLKPENIFMARTEEGDTVAKILDFGLAKFYEPANEGGESTRLTREGALFGTPAYMAPEQAKGQGEVDHRCDLWALGCIVYECLTGKTVWNSDQGVAMILAQIAGAPIPRPSRLRPDLPPNFDDWFLKALDREPDRRFQSAKEFAVSLERALKPAPGAAKRASLHSEEEGQLIDKLVEPASPDSWNGIAAQRQSPDAEPGPQSAPSSNEPQLPSIAAPDAPAGGSGLGKAIAVLLLVAAMAIGGYAFWLYVVHPPEPSGPSPAASSVASVETPPAPLPSSSEPLETAPYALQIASAQKLLSENKQTEALSMFREAFNAGGTRVARGLLNQAGTALRPDKGYCHLTGLSRPRPFDNTSKPSRTTVAVSDAGPLFVWVDNHEDSRKRQAYGVLLDQALRRVSPARGLTPEAEGASHPQLIPAGNRIALLYWDGQGSAPGVYVRLVERDGRIAGPARRISTRTRNDYSPALARAEDGTFWAVWQENDKGDLFTRHLDGELKPLGDAVRLTAFGSEDTTEARHPALDVAHGRLNIAFELVKGQSTLIMALTIALEDPDLAKGISDEAPKQDGKKAQGDDKEKGSKDRHLGTLHQVSADEGKHAQPQIACTKIGCFVVWDDEKAGALAAFYDKSSTEPMWRRELASLGNRPSIATNGNEAAVAWFEVKNKRVMFARIGRDGIEEPSLVGKMNAFQPYPDIIATPKEWFVSWRDFEAGRLEGYLVRVVCGEHNK from the coding sequence ATGCCGCCCCCGAATACGTCCAAGGTCCCAGCCGGAACGCTTCTGGAGGGCAAGTACCGCATCACGAAAGAGATCGGACGCGGCGGCATGGCAGCCGTCTACGAGGCCGAGCACGTCGAGATCGGCAAGCGCGTCGCCGTGAAGATCTTGGCGGCCGAGCTCGTGAACTCACGGGTCGTGCTGGGACGCTTCTTGCGTGAAGCGAGAGCCACCGCCGCCATCCGCAGCCCCTATATCTGCGACGTCTACGACAGCGGCGAGTGGAGCGATCGGCCGTTCTTGGTGATGGAGTTGCTCGAGGGCGAGAGCCTGTATGAGCTTCTCTCCCGCGAACGGCGCCTGAGCCTCGATCACGCCCTGCGCATTGCGAGTCAAACGGCGAAGGGCTTGATGAAGGCTCACGGCTCGGGAGTCGTGCACCGCGATCTCAAGCCTGAGAACATCTTCATGGCGCGCACCGAGGAAGGTGACACGGTCGCCAAGATCCTCGATTTCGGCCTCGCCAAGTTTTACGAGCCTGCGAATGAAGGCGGCGAGTCGACACGCCTGACCCGCGAAGGCGCGCTGTTCGGAACCCCGGCGTACATGGCGCCCGAGCAAGCCAAGGGCCAGGGTGAGGTCGACCACCGCTGCGACCTTTGGGCGCTCGGTTGCATCGTCTACGAGTGCCTAACGGGCAAGACCGTGTGGAACTCGGATCAGGGCGTCGCGATGATCCTCGCGCAAATCGCGGGAGCGCCCATCCCGCGCCCATCGCGCCTGCGCCCAGACCTTCCCCCGAACTTCGACGACTGGTTCCTCAAGGCACTGGATCGCGAGCCGGATCGCCGCTTCCAGTCAGCAAAAGAGTTCGCCGTCTCTTTGGAGCGCGCCCTCAAGCCTGCCCCAGGCGCCGCGAAGCGCGCCAGTCTGCACAGCGAAGAAGAGGGTCAGCTGATCGACAAGCTGGTCGAGCCGGCGTCTCCAGATTCGTGGAACGGCATCGCCGCGCAGCGCCAGTCGCCGGATGCGGAGCCAGGCCCCCAAAGCGCACCGAGTTCCAACGAGCCGCAGCTGCCGAGCATTGCAGCGCCGGACGCCCCCGCGGGCGGTTCAGGGCTGGGCAAGGCGATCGCGGTGCTGCTGTTGGTCGCCGCGATGGCGATCGGTGGCTACGCATTCTGGCTCTACGTCGTCCATCCGCCGGAGCCGAGTGGCCCTTCCCCCGCGGCGTCCAGCGTGGCGAGCGTGGAGACCCCGCCGGCTCCGCTGCCAAGCTCCTCGGAGCCGCTCGAGACCGCGCCCTACGCGTTGCAGATCGCGAGCGCGCAGAAGCTCCTGAGCGAGAACAAGCAGACCGAGGCGCTGTCGATGTTTCGCGAGGCGTTCAACGCGGGCGGTACACGCGTCGCGCGTGGCTTGCTCAACCAGGCAGGCACGGCGCTGCGCCCAGACAAAGGCTACTGCCACCTCACCGGTCTGAGTCGCCCTCGTCCTTTCGACAACACCAGCAAGCCGTCACGCACCACGGTGGCTGTAAGCGACGCCGGTCCGCTCTTCGTGTGGGTGGACAACCACGAGGACTCTCGCAAGCGCCAAGCCTACGGGGTACTCCTGGATCAAGCGCTACGCCGTGTAAGCCCCGCCCGCGGCTTGACCCCCGAAGCTGAAGGTGCGAGCCACCCTCAGCTCATTCCCGCAGGGAACCGCATCGCGCTGCTGTACTGGGATGGGCAGGGCAGCGCGCCGGGTGTCTACGTACGCCTCGTCGAGCGCGATGGTCGCATCGCGGGTCCAGCGCGCCGCATCAGTACGCGAACTCGCAACGACTACTCCCCAGCGCTGGCCCGGGCTGAAGACGGCACCTTCTGGGCGGTGTGGCAGGAGAACGACAAGGGCGACTTGTTCACCCGGCACCTCGACGGTGAGCTCAAGCCGCTGGGCGACGCCGTACGCCTCACGGCGTTCGGCTCCGAGGACACCACCGAGGCAAGGCACCCTGCGCTCGACGTAGCCCATGGACGCCTGAACATCGCCTTCGAACTCGTCAAGGGCCAGAGCACCCTGATCATGGCCCTGACCATCGCGCTCGAGGATCCCGATCTCGCCAAGGGCATCTCTGACGAAGCTCCCAAGCAAGACGGCAAGAAAGCGCAGGGCGACGACAAGGAAAAGGGCAGCAAGGACCGGCACCTCGGCACCTTGCACCAGGTGAGCGCTGACGAAGGCAAGCACGCGCAGCCCCAGATCGCCTGCACCAAGATTGGTTGCTTCGTGGTGTGGGATGACGAAAAGGCGGGTGCCCTCGCCGCGTTCTACGATAAGTCCTCGACCGAACCGATGTGGCGCAGGGAGCTAGCTTCCCTGGGGAATCGCCCGTCAATCGCAACCAACGGGAACGAAGCTGCGGTGGCGTGGTTCGAGGTCAAGAACAAGCGTGTGATGTTCGCGCGCATCGGACGCGACGGAATCGAGGAGCCGAGCTTGGTCGGCAAGATGAACGCGTTCCAGCCCTACCCGGACATCATCGCGACGCCCAAGGAATGGTTCGTCTCTTGGCGTGACTTTGAAGCGGGTCGTCTTGAGGGCTATCTCGTCCGCGTGGTGTGCGGGGAGCACAACAAGTGA
- a CDS encoding GNAT family N-acetyltransferase produces MLTIPARSTVRSSPVESNRIILSPIDPADGPELWTAVDNSRWHLERWLPWVPFNNSPEASQRYAEACAQDWDAGRAVRLAIRNKKDRELLGVVGLDSVVHLHRSCELGYWLKREACGKGLMTEAAKACVGFAFDTLAAHRIRCAAATENYGSLRVIMRLGFRFEGVARQAEYVGGRWVDHAVFSQLAIDRTAEEAK; encoded by the coding sequence ATGCTCACCATTCCGGCTCGCTCCACGGTGCGGAGCAGCCCGGTGGAGAGCAACCGAATCATCCTTTCTCCCATCGATCCCGCCGATGGACCCGAGCTCTGGACGGCGGTAGACAACTCGCGCTGGCACCTCGAGCGCTGGCTGCCCTGGGTGCCCTTCAACAACTCACCTGAGGCCTCGCAACGCTACGCCGAGGCCTGCGCCCAGGACTGGGATGCTGGCCGCGCGGTACGCCTGGCAATCCGCAACAAGAAGGACCGTGAACTACTTGGAGTCGTTGGGCTCGACTCGGTGGTCCACCTGCATCGCTCCTGCGAGCTTGGGTACTGGCTCAAGCGCGAAGCGTGCGGCAAGGGCCTGATGACGGAAGCAGCCAAGGCGTGTGTCGGGTTCGCCTTCGACACCCTGGCTGCGCATCGCATCCGGTGCGCGGCAGCGACCGAGAACTACGGCAGCCTGCGAGTGATCATGCGACTGGGTTTCCGCTTCGAAGGGGTGGCACGCCAGGCCGAGTACGTCGGTGGGCGCTGGGTGGACCACGCCGTGTTCTCCCAGCTAGCGATCGACCGCACTGCGGAAGAAGCGAAGTAG
- the lepB gene encoding signal peptidase I translates to MSSMESKRPWQRGLGRFLKEWVGLFAFAAVVLVSRSSLADHYQVPSESMLPTVQVGDHVLVDKRAYGVRVPFTTLHLTQGLPLRGDVIVLESPEDSRVLLKRVVALPGDRVQVKDGALWLDGKSTERSHAADSAVEVLSGQAHALDLSFGGGPDFGPEQVPPGKLLVMGDNRGNSHDGRAFGYVERDAVLGQVTGVFVRHGTLRWISVR, encoded by the coding sequence ATGTCTTCGATGGAAAGCAAGCGACCCTGGCAGCGCGGACTCGGCCGCTTTTTGAAGGAGTGGGTCGGGCTGTTTGCGTTCGCCGCCGTGGTCCTCGTGAGCCGCTCCTCGTTGGCGGACCACTATCAGGTTCCTTCGGAGTCGATGCTGCCCACCGTTCAGGTTGGCGACCACGTCTTGGTAGACAAGCGAGCCTATGGAGTGCGCGTGCCCTTCACGACCCTGCACTTGACCCAGGGCTTGCCTCTGCGCGGCGACGTGATCGTGCTTGAGTCCCCGGAGGACTCACGAGTCTTGCTCAAGCGAGTGGTGGCGTTGCCGGGAGATCGCGTGCAAGTGAAGGATGGCGCGCTTTGGCTCGATGGAAAGTCGACCGAGCGCTCCCACGCGGCTGATTCCGCCGTCGAGGTTCTGAGCGGCCAAGCGCATGCTCTGGATTTGAGCTTCGGAGGTGGCCCCGACTTCGGTCCCGAACAGGTTCCTCCCGGAAAGCTCCTCGTGATGGGTGACAATCGCGGCAACTCCCACGACGGGCGTGCGTTTGGCTACGTCGAGCGAGACGCCGTGCTGGGGCAGGTCACCGGCGTGTTCGTGCGGCACGGAACGCTGCGCTGGATTTCCGTGCGCTAG
- a CDS encoding AI-2E family transporter — protein MSREETRRIFPRWLIALAVIGGVLWLFLHLKSVLTPVFFAAGIAYMLDPVVDRLEARKIPRALAIVILLAGVLVFLALVGLLVVPGVVREVGAFVGDLPAQLNALLVRLEPWLRAQGVEPPHSVKEALDQFGVDAKDVAGKAAAPAGAVLAVVLGGTASVLGALGNLLIIPVFAFYLLHDWDVMVAKIRQLIPWRIRPHVVDIAGEVDEILGQFLRGQLLVMLMLAVLYAVAYSLIGVRLAIPIGIVAGLLAFIPYVGGAVALGLALLMTLLAGQGWTQVGLVVGAYAVIQVLEGFVITPRIMEDKLGLGAVWVLLALMVFGELFGFMGVLLAVPAAAVTKVFALRAVAYYKKSALFLDGGPDPDVASRRSVLVGILKETGVEDSPETAAAKHAAETADEASAADAGDVAAGPGSVGSSPDAVVREVAEAPQRTSPPEETAEDDAETADAEPDGAEADAVERDADTEREPD, from the coding sequence ATGTCTAGGGAGGAGACGCGGAGGATTTTCCCGCGCTGGCTCATCGCGCTGGCGGTGATCGGCGGCGTGCTGTGGCTGTTCCTGCACTTGAAGTCCGTGCTGACGCCGGTCTTCTTCGCGGCGGGGATCGCCTACATGCTGGATCCCGTCGTGGACCGCCTCGAGGCGCGGAAAATCCCTCGAGCGCTCGCCATCGTGATCTTGCTGGCAGGTGTGTTGGTGTTCCTGGCGCTGGTGGGCTTGCTGGTGGTCCCTGGCGTGGTGCGGGAAGTTGGCGCGTTCGTAGGTGACCTGCCAGCCCAGCTCAACGCACTGTTAGTCCGCCTCGAACCCTGGCTCCGCGCCCAAGGGGTCGAGCCACCGCACTCGGTGAAAGAGGCGCTCGATCAGTTCGGAGTCGACGCGAAAGACGTCGCGGGCAAGGCCGCGGCACCCGCTGGTGCTGTACTCGCGGTGGTCCTCGGTGGCACGGCGAGCGTGCTCGGCGCCTTGGGCAACCTCCTGATCATTCCGGTCTTCGCCTTCTACCTGCTTCACGACTGGGACGTGATGGTGGCCAAGATCCGACAGTTGATTCCGTGGAGAATCAGGCCTCACGTCGTGGATATCGCGGGGGAGGTCGACGAAATCCTCGGGCAGTTCCTGCGTGGGCAGCTGCTCGTGATGCTGATGCTAGCCGTGCTCTACGCAGTGGCCTACTCACTGATTGGAGTACGTCTCGCGATCCCGATCGGCATTGTAGCGGGGCTGCTGGCTTTCATCCCCTACGTCGGCGGCGCCGTGGCGCTTGGTCTGGCGCTGCTCATGACACTGCTCGCCGGGCAAGGCTGGACCCAGGTGGGGCTGGTGGTCGGCGCGTATGCCGTGATTCAGGTGCTGGAAGGCTTCGTCATCACGCCTCGCATCATGGAAGACAAGCTCGGCCTGGGTGCGGTCTGGGTGCTTCTGGCGTTGATGGTATTCGGCGAGCTGTTCGGCTTCATGGGCGTGCTCTTGGCGGTTCCCGCCGCCGCGGTGACCAAGGTCTTCGCCCTACGCGCCGTCGCCTACTACAAGAAGAGCGCGCTGTTCCTGGATGGGGGTCCAGATCCTGACGTTGCTTCGCGAAGATCCGTGCTCGTTGGGATCCTCAAGGAAACAGGAGTGGAGGATTCCCCGGAGACCGCCGCCGCCAAGCACGCGGCAGAGACGGCCGACGAAGCGTCGGCAGCAGACGCCGGCGACGTAGCAGCAGGGCCGGGCAGTGTGGGGTCATCCCCGGACGCCGTCGTCCGAGAAGTTGCGGAGGCCCCGCAGCGGACCTCACCCCCTGAGGAAACGGCTGAGGACGACGCCGAGACGGCAGACGCGGAGCCTGACGGCGCGGAAGCGGACGCTGTTGAGCGCGATGCTGACACGGAACGAGAGCCTGATTAG
- a CDS encoding HAMP domain-containing histidine kinase, translating into MRRRRLSRIPFLPFVPAAVLVLSAIVAVSIVLLGVSALKSQSDEAASLRARILSQTLAARLRATSSEDRQHVIERAASRSGAELLLVTQDGVVRVDGSLGAPSSTQLVELLIENEGETHTQMGRVRFSATPLGPPLGHLTLLTFVRAPETPYAAGSLISSVAFLTVLLVGIAIAVGFGLARDVVQDVEFTGKRVAEMAMFGAEPSGRLIPVRSADQVGLLTSAFNVLVDRFAAAEHAYRQDLATAQAHDRDRSAFLAALSHELRTPLNAVLGFADVLLAEVDGPLSEEARENLEIVRKSGDHLRALIDDILDLSGLESGEFQLSRGNVDLYGVAAQVVREARATLGGKRIELRLLGRTSIVWADERRIRQIIGNLVGNAVKFTREGFVEVSVVNHGPRSHVSVKDTGPGIAPEMQSAIFEEFQQAGDLHARRAGSGLGLAITRRLVAMHGGEIELESRLGEGSLFTVKLPASADVAPRSAPLHEVPE; encoded by the coding sequence GTGCGTCGTCGACGCCTTAGTCGCATCCCATTTCTGCCGTTCGTTCCAGCGGCGGTCCTGGTGTTGAGCGCGATCGTCGCGGTGTCCATCGTGCTGCTCGGCGTGAGCGCGCTGAAGAGCCAGAGCGACGAAGCTGCGTCTCTGCGCGCTCGCATCCTTAGTCAGACGCTGGCGGCGCGGCTGCGCGCCACATCTAGCGAGGACCGCCAACACGTGATCGAACGCGCCGCGAGTCGTTCGGGTGCCGAGCTCCTGCTGGTCACTCAAGACGGCGTGGTGCGAGTGGACGGCAGCTTGGGCGCCCCGAGCTCGACGCAGTTGGTGGAGCTCTTGATCGAAAACGAGGGTGAGACCCATACCCAGATGGGCCGGGTGCGCTTCTCGGCAACGCCGCTCGGTCCGCCGCTTGGGCACCTGACGCTACTGACCTTCGTGCGCGCGCCAGAGACGCCCTATGCCGCAGGCTCGTTGATTAGCTCAGTTGCTTTCCTCACGGTATTGCTCGTCGGCATCGCGATCGCCGTGGGGTTCGGTCTGGCCCGCGACGTCGTTCAAGACGTCGAGTTCACTGGCAAGCGAGTCGCTGAAATGGCGATGTTCGGCGCAGAGCCAAGCGGTAGGCTGATCCCGGTACGTAGCGCAGACCAAGTGGGCCTACTGACGAGCGCCTTCAATGTACTGGTGGATCGCTTCGCCGCCGCTGAGCACGCCTACCGCCAGGACTTGGCCACCGCCCAAGCCCATGACCGCGATCGCAGCGCATTCCTCGCGGCGCTGAGCCATGAGCTTCGGACACCGCTCAACGCGGTGCTCGGTTTCGCCGACGTGCTGCTGGCAGAGGTCGACGGCCCGCTCTCGGAAGAGGCCCGGGAAAACTTGGAGATTGTGCGCAAGAGCGGCGATCACCTGCGCGCGCTGATCGACGACATCCTCGACCTGTCAGGGCTCGAGTCAGGCGAATTTCAGCTCTCGCGCGGAAACGTTGACCTCTACGGTGTGGCTGCCCAGGTGGTGCGCGAGGCGCGGGCCACGCTCGGCGGCAAACGCATCGAGCTGCGCCTGCTCGGACGAACAAGCATCGTCTGGGCGGACGAGCGAAGGATACGGCAAATCATCGGCAACCTCGTGGGCAACGCGGTGAAGTTCACGCGCGAGGGCTTCGTAGAAGTCAGCGTCGTGAACCACGGACCGCGCTCTCACGTGTCCGTCAAAGACACGGGCCCGGGCATCGCGCCGGAGATGCAGAGCGCGATCTTCGAGGAGTTTCAGCAAGCGGGAGATCTCCACGCGCGGCGCGCCGGCAGCGGTCTCGGCCTGGCCATCACGCGGCGACTGGTCGCGATGCACGGAGGTGAGATCGAACTCGAGAGTCGCCTGGGCGAAGGCTCACTCTTCACGGTGAAACTCCCCGCGTCCGCCGATGTTGCGCCGCGCTCCGCACCCCTGCACGAGGTCCCGGAGTGA
- a CDS encoding HAMP domain-containing histidine kinase gives MNPAASKLIQRVLGWQLVFSIFTTLLLAFGGPALLLLGRAVNSPASRGIAAFGLLGSVLALTTSWLSLRRHRFLLRALALGSRSVEASELSSLSGEPWRATLRWTVPNLLAYSALITPLRPALLDQTTGVSLYLLCSVIVAASSLPLMVLIRAATARAIQLAPPEAMAEVVEEAFQVAPNQRPVPRRLITAVAMPVLFVALGSALIAGSHLRRSDELDREETARAMARAALEAGPGFVPDAGVHDAVTEARRSGFAPRLLGNESGYRVDHFDNGIVQLTVPLDEGSAAIQFSGSTVPVVSIAAILITLLVVGAAAFAGGLLGRELLRDLQLATGSLRTLSTESLLRGAAPQLGPVRFAPVGALTDSVEQLTERFREFARAQERAIDAREAAARMRGLFFASVSHDLKSPLNAILGFTELVRLEPLTEGQQESLELIDRRGRELLALIETILDAARVEARQLSLVVDEVELGELLEAAVAKAHDLGGDSPARIELDVDDPQAHLSVDLVRAARALATLIGHALRTADRDSNVFVVARREARRVHLDISVPRTDTSATQLEGLLDPSQTVGSRQHRGLALGLSLVRSVIQLHGGTVRALAALPTGSRIETLPRFRVSMPVTDAPVSDLPSEPRLISALPKG, from the coding sequence GTGAACCCCGCGGCGAGCAAGCTGATCCAGCGCGTGCTGGGTTGGCAGCTGGTTTTCAGCATCTTCACCACGCTGCTCCTGGCGTTCGGTGGCCCGGCGCTGCTGCTCTTGGGTCGCGCCGTGAACTCACCAGCGAGTCGGGGCATCGCAGCGTTTGGGCTGCTTGGAAGCGTGCTGGCGTTGACCACCAGCTGGCTCAGTCTACGTCGTCACCGCTTCTTGCTTCGCGCGCTCGCCCTCGGCTCACGCTCAGTTGAGGCCAGTGAGCTCTCATCACTCTCCGGGGAACCATGGCGCGCCACCCTACGCTGGACCGTGCCAAACCTCCTGGCCTATTCCGCGCTGATCACGCCGCTACGCCCGGCGTTGCTCGACCAGACGACGGGCGTGAGCCTATACCTGCTCTGCAGCGTTATCGTCGCCGCATCGTCCCTACCTCTAATGGTCTTGATCCGCGCGGCAACTGCTCGCGCGATCCAGCTCGCCCCACCGGAGGCGATGGCGGAGGTCGTCGAGGAGGCGTTTCAAGTCGCTCCGAATCAACGCCCCGTACCGAGGCGCCTGATCACCGCCGTCGCGATGCCCGTGCTATTCGTCGCGCTCGGGTCCGCCCTGATCGCCGGCAGTCACTTGAGGCGCTCCGATGAGCTCGACCGCGAAGAGACGGCTCGCGCAATGGCCCGCGCGGCGCTCGAAGCAGGACCAGGTTTCGTGCCCGACGCGGGGGTTCACGATGCCGTGACAGAGGCCCGGCGCTCGGGCTTCGCCCCCCGCCTGCTCGGCAACGAAAGCGGTTACCGTGTGGATCATTTCGACAACGGTATCGTGCAACTCACGGTGCCCCTCGACGAAGGGAGCGCGGCGATTCAGTTCAGCGGCTCCACCGTGCCCGTGGTGTCCATCGCAGCAATTCTGATCACGTTGCTGGTCGTGGGCGCGGCGGCGTTCGCTGGCGGCTTGCTCGGGCGCGAGTTACTCAGGGACTTGCAGCTCGCGACCGGGAGCTTACGCACGCTGAGCACTGAATCGTTGCTGCGCGGAGCCGCCCCTCAACTGGGCCCCGTTCGCTTCGCACCAGTGGGCGCGTTGACAGACTCCGTGGAGCAGCTGACCGAGCGCTTCCGAGAGTTTGCTCGCGCTCAAGAGCGCGCGATCGATGCCCGAGAGGCGGCGGCCCGCATGCGAGGTTTGTTCTTCGCCAGCGTGAGCCACGATCTGAAGAGCCCCTTGAACGCGATCCTCGGATTCACCGAGCTCGTCCGCTTGGAGCCACTGACCGAAGGCCAGCAGGAGAGCCTCGAGCTAATCGACCGCCGCGGTCGTGAGCTGCTCGCGCTGATCGAGACCATCCTCGACGCAGCCCGAGTCGAGGCGCGTCAGCTGTCTCTGGTCGTCGACGAGGTCGAGCTCGGCGAACTACTGGAGGCCGCCGTCGCCAAAGCCCACGACCTGGGGGGAGACTCCCCAGCGCGCATCGAACTCGACGTCGACGACCCCCAAGCCCACCTCAGCGTCGACTTGGTACGCGCTGCCCGCGCCCTCGCCACATTGATTGGCCATGCGTTGCGCACCGCGGATCGCGACTCGAACGTCTTCGTCGTCGCGCGGCGCGAGGCGCGCAGAGTACATCTCGACATCAGCGTGCCGCGGACCGACACCAGCGCGACTCAGCTCGAGGGCTTGCTCGATCCGTCACAGACCGTCGGTAGCCGCCAGCACCGCGGCCTGGCTTTGGGCCTCAGCTTGGTGCGCTCGGTGATCCAGCTACACGGCGGAACCGTGCGCGCGCTCGCAGCGCTGCCCACGGGTTCCCGCATCGAAACGCTTCCACGTTTCCGTGTTTCGATGCCTGTAACCGACGCTCCAGTCAGTGATCTCCCAAGCGAGCCGCGACTGATCTCTGCCCTGCCGAAGGGCTAA